Proteins from one Cyclopterus lumpus isolate fCycLum1 chromosome 11, fCycLum1.pri, whole genome shotgun sequence genomic window:
- the LOC117739451 gene encoding transmembrane protein 268 yields the protein MQDVVTSEMMEDKSGVSHVMEESPVDVQISQIKAEPQQANINRPNWSNGQCVVAMPSCSLLNPSFDLSLCRAKLENDGFQIPVRDMEAPLETALSVPSVRRYLVFNSALFHFILAPVLYVVVWCAVFSTLHLYITVRDYWVLWLSVSLVSILLTTAIIFVLHYSNKEINMNVDVRLIQVNERLVKHKLLVAVADWVQTCAGNMQLYFVFWDMSHCLRALTETLEEQSFVEDDTQNKMKRKMSHLVLVTEDPAVDPELGGSDVEQDSSEQRPLLRHEDTGCSTSSSQCGGAKVTTNYSLFPDASLPAQAKAYQLLMTYSATYVRLLVSDRLPGPSNYRLGPRRNHCSNAHLCLCQYIKKKILQ from the exons ATGCAG GATGTGGTTACCTCTGAGATGATGGAGGACAAGAGCGGAGTATCTCACGTGATGGAGGAGAGTCCGGTGGATGTGCAGATCAGTCAAATCAAAGCTGAGCCACAGCAGGCCAACATCAACAGACCTAACTGGTCCAATG gtcaGTGTGTTGTGGCGATGCCAAGCTGTTCGTTGCTTAACCCGAGCTTTGATCTGTCACTGTGCCGTGCCAAACTGGAGAATGATGGCTTTCAG aTTCCAGTCCGGGACATGGAGGCTCCGCTGGAGACAGCTCTGAGCGTTCCCTCAGTCAGGAGATACCTGGTTTTTAACTCCGCTCTCTTCCATTTTATACTGGCACCG GTGCTGTATGTGGTGGTGTGGTGCGCCGTGTTCTCCACACTCCACCTCTATATCACGGTCAGGGACTACTGGGTCCTCTggctctctgtcagcctggtcTCCATCTTACTCACCACTGCCATCATCTTCGTCCTCCACTACAGTAACAAGGAG ATCAACATGAACGTGGACGTTCGGTTAATCCAGGTGAATGAGAGGTTGGTGAAACACAAGCTGCTGGTGGCTGTGGCCGACTGGGTGCAGACCTGCGCTGGAAACATGCAG ctgtactttgtgttttgggACATGTCTCACTGTCTGAGGGCGCTGACTGAAACTTTAGAGGAGCAAAGCTTTGTGGAGGATGACACCCAG AACAAAATGAAGAGGAAAATGTCGCACCTCGTTCTTGTGACGGAGGACCCGGCTGTTGACCCCGAGCTTGGCGGGTCCGATGTGGAGCAGGACTCCAGTGAACAGAGGCCTCTgctgagacatgaggacactgGCTGCAGTACCTCCTCCAGCCAGTGTGGGGGCGCCAAAGTCACAACCAACTATAGCCTCTTCCCTGATGCGTCGTTACCTGCCCAG GCTAAAGCCTACCAGCTTCTGATGACCTACAGTGCCACTTATGTGAGGCTGCTGGTGTCCGACAGGCTGCCAGGACCCTCAAACTACCGCCTGGGCCCTCGGAGGAATCACTGCTCCAACGCCCATCTCTGCCTTTGCCAGTAcatcaaaaagaaaatccttCAATAA
- the neu1 gene encoding sialidase-1, which yields MATGSRLAALSFLFSLLSPDDCAFSPEQIDPLLYEEQLLWVSGFQGEVNTYRIPLLSFTPKGSLLAFSEARKFSEHDKGQKFIAMRRSTDKGATWSPTSFIIDDGAIVDGLNLGSVVVDEEVGLVIVIYVLCFNHDHCSPSSTMMVESRDDGLSWSKPRNLTVQLGVKSFCPGPGFGIQKRYNPAKGRLVVCGHGTLKANGVFCILSDDHGQHWYNGGALKSIPYNQNKKAQDFSPDECQPLELTDGSIVINVRNQNSFHCRCRMVVRSYDGGLTLPIDSLYFDYELVDPAVAAGALLKDNVLYFTNPSNEQHRVNLTLRWSLTDGNSWGEKAMQIWAGPSGYSCITSLDSGSTDDEKYIFVIYEKGHTNYDETISFAKIHLFGGQ from the exons ATGGCGACAGGAAGCCGACTCGCTGCACTGTCGTTCCTGTTCTCCCTGTTGTCTCCCGATGATTGTGCCTTCAGTCCTGAACAG ATTGACCCTCTGCTGTATGAAGAGCAGCTGCTGTGGGTGAGCGGATTCCAGGGGGAGGTGAACACCTACAGGATCCCCCTGCTCAGCTTCACCCCAAAAGGAAGCCTGCTGGCTTTCTCAGAGGCCAGGAAGTTTTCGGAACACGACAAAGGACAAAAGTTCATCGCAATGCGGCGGTCCACAGACAAAG GAGCCACCTGGTCCCCAACCTCCTTCATAATCGATGATGGAGCGATTGTAGATGGCCTGAACCTGGGCTCCGTGGTGGTGGACGAGGAAGTTGGCTTGGTGATTGTGATCTACGTCCTCTGCTTCAACCACGATCACTGCAGCCCGTCCAGCACCATGATGGTGGAGAGCCGGGACGACGGCCTCAGCTGGAGCAAGCCCAGGAACCTGACGGTCCAGCTCGGAGTGAAGTCCTTTTGTCCCGGGCCGGGCTTCGGCATCCAG AAGCGCTACAACCCGGCTAAGGGGAGGTTGGTGGTGTGTGGTCATGGGACATTGAAGGCAAACGGAGTTTTCTGCATCCTGAGTGATGACCACGGACAACACTGGTACAACGGCGGCGCGCTGAAAAGCATCCCTTACAACCAGAATAAGAAGGCACAGGACTTCAGCCCCGACGAGTGCCAG CCGCTGGAGCTGACGGACGGCAGCATCGTCATCAACGTGCGGAACCAGAACAGCTTCCACTGTCGGTGTCGCATGGTGGTCCGCAGCTATGACGGTGGGTTGACCCTGCCCATAGACAGTCTGTACTTTGACTACGAGCTTGTGGATCCTGCAGTAGCAGCCGGAGCTCTGCTGAAGGACAACGTGCTCTACTTCACCAACCCCTCCAATGAGCAGCACA GAGTAAACCTGACTTTACGCTGGTCGCTGACTGATGGTAACTCCTGGGGGGAAAAAGCTATGCAGATCTGGGCGGGTCCCAGCGGCTACTCCTGCATCACATCACTGGACAGCGGCTCTACGGACGACGAGAAGTACATCTTTGTCATCTACGAGAAGGGCCACACGAACTATGATGAGACCATCTCGTTCGCCAAGATCCACCTGTTTGGTGGCCAGTAG